A section of the Triticum dicoccoides isolate Atlit2015 ecotype Zavitan chromosome 7A, WEW_v2.0, whole genome shotgun sequence genome encodes:
- the LOC119329358 gene encoding TOM1-like protein 5 codes for MASEMVKAATSEKLKEMDWAKNIEICELVAQDPGKAKDVIKSIKKCIGSRSKNAQLYAVMLLEMLMNNCGEPIHKQVIDNGLLPILVKIVKKKTELPVREKIFLLLDATQTSLGGAKGKFPQYYEAYYELVSAGVKFSNRPNVVITQVHNPVPETITEPNKDNLSSRSNGVQQEANVQLVSDTSIIRKASSVMEVLRDVLNSMDLRHPVGATDEFVLDLVEQCTFQKQRIMHLVMTSRDEVVVSQCIELNEELQKVLVRHDTLLSVHPTATTVPSNLKEDEEEEDAESLYRRLRKGKALSQDHIDESMPSFRSIPEEKMRRPLTIQTPLPDRKPTALNIRSPDHPEARPDPAVLIPPPPAKHAERERFFREKSMDGGVNLPGHLRGLSLQSSRDGSSSCSGSTDYGD; via the exons ATGGCTTCGGAAATGGTGAAGGCGGCGACGAGCGAGAAGCTCAAGGAGATGGACTGGGCCAAGAACATCGAAATCTGCGAGCTCGTCGCTCAGGATCCGGG GAAAGCGAAGGATGTGATCAAATCTATAAAGAAGTGTATAGGAAGCAGGAGCAAGAATGCTCAACTTTATGCTGTCATG CTGTTGGAGATGCTCATGAATAACTGTGGAGAGCCTATCCACAAGCAGGTCATTGATAATGGGCTTCTTCCGATACTTGTCAAAATAGTGAAGAAAAAG ACGGAATTGCCAGTTCGGGAAAAGATATTTCTTTTGTTAGATGCGACCCAAACATCCCTTGGTGGAGCTAAAGGAAAGTTCCCCCAGTACTATGAGGCATATTATGAATTAGTG TCTGCTGGTGTGAAGTTTTCGAATCGTCCAAATGTTGTCATTACACAAGTACACAATCCTGTGCCAGAAACAATAACCGAACCGAATAAGGACAATCTATCTAGCAGATCGAATGGTGTTCAACAGGAAGCTAACGTGCAGCTTGTTTCTGACACGAG TATAATTCGGAAAGCATCCAGTGTCATGGAAGTTCTCAGGGATGTATTAAATTCCATGGATCTTAGACATCCTGTG GGAGCAACAGATGAGTTTGTGTTGGATCTTGTAGAGCAATGTACTTTTCAAAAGCAACGAATAATGCATCTGGTTATGACATCAAG GGATGAAGTGGTGGTATCGCAATGTATAGAATTGAACGAGGAGCTGCAGAAGGTTCTTGTACGGCACGATACACTGCTTTCAGTTCACCCAACTGCGACGACAGTGCCATCTAATCTcaaggaggacgaggaggaagaagatgctgaAAGTCTATACCGGAG ACTGCGGAAGGGGAAGGCTTTATCGCAAGACCACATAGACGAGTCCATGCCATCGTTTCGATCTATACCCGAGGAGAAGATGCGCCGCCCGCTCACCATCCAGACACCTCTCCCTGACAGGAAACCCACTGCACTGAACATCCGCTCACCAGACCACCCGGAGGCGAGGCCTGACCCTGCTGTCTTGATTCCGCCGCCACCCGCCAAGCATGCCGAGAGGGAGAGGTTCTTCCGTGAGAAGAGCATGGACGGCGGCGTCAACCTGCCTGGCCACCTCAGGGGCCTTTCATTGCAGAGCAGCCGGGACGGCAGCAGCTCGTGCAGCGGCAGCACGGATTACGGCGACTGA